A single Rhodomicrobium lacus DNA region contains:
- the lpxD gene encoding UDP-3-O-(3-hydroxymyristoyl)glucosamine N-acyltransferase produces the protein MDHPGFWAPAGPYTLSELVAHADATIPEAFLSRGALKIVAIRTLDEAGPDDVSFFDNRKYLAALKVTKAAAVFVSRESVAKLPDGVVPLVARDPYRAFARALELFFPDAGTPKVAPGTSLVDETAQIEDGAIVEPGAVIGAGASIGRGTRIAAGAVIGYRVAIGRDGFIGPGATITHALIGNRVIIHAGVRVGQDGFGFAMGPGGHYKVRQVGRVIIQDDVEIGANSTIDRGALRDTIIGEGTKIDNLVQIAHNVVIGRHCVIAAQTGISGSTVLEDYVAMGGQCGTVGHIRIGAAAQIGAQSGVASDIPRGERWGGYPAKPIVAWAREVALLKRLAKRKGADTPGDTND, from the coding sequence ATGGATCATCCGGGCTTCTGGGCTCCCGCCGGGCCCTACACTCTCTCTGAACTCGTTGCCCATGCGGACGCGACGATTCCGGAAGCGTTCCTCTCGCGCGGTGCACTCAAGATCGTCGCGATCAGAACGCTCGACGAAGCCGGTCCCGACGACGTTTCATTCTTCGACAATCGGAAATATCTCGCGGCGCTCAAGGTCACCAAGGCTGCGGCCGTTTTCGTCTCGCGCGAATCGGTCGCCAAGCTACCCGACGGCGTCGTGCCGCTCGTTGCGCGCGATCCCTATCGCGCGTTCGCCCGCGCGCTCGAATTGTTCTTTCCCGACGCCGGAACCCCGAAAGTGGCTCCGGGCACGTCGCTCGTCGACGAAACGGCACAGATCGAGGACGGCGCGATCGTCGAGCCCGGCGCGGTGATCGGCGCGGGAGCCTCGATTGGCCGGGGAACGCGCATCGCGGCGGGCGCGGTGATCGGCTACCGCGTCGCAATCGGCCGTGACGGCTTCATCGGCCCCGGTGCCACGATCACGCATGCACTCATCGGCAATCGTGTCATCATTCATGCGGGCGTGCGCGTCGGTCAGGACGGCTTCGGCTTTGCCATGGGCCCCGGCGGCCATTACAAGGTGCGCCAGGTGGGCCGCGTCATCATCCAGGACGACGTGGAGATCGGCGCGAACAGCACCATTGATCGAGGCGCGCTGAGGGATACGATCATCGGCGAGGGAACGAAGATCGACAATCTCGTTCAGATCGCCCATAACGTCGTCATCGGGCGGCATTGCGTGATCGCCGCTCAGACCGGTATTTCCGGCAGCACCGTCCTCGAAGATTACGTGGCGATGGGCGGCCAGTGTGGAACCGTCGGTCACATCAGGATCGGAGCAGCTGCCCAAATCGGCGCGCAGAGCGGCGTCGCGTCCGATATCCCTCGCGGCGAACGATGGGGAGGCTACCCGGCCAAACCCATCGTGGCATGGGCGCGTGAAGTGGCGCTCCTGAAGCGTCTTGCAAAGCGCAAAGGCGCCGATACCCCGGGCGACACCAACGATTAG
- the bamA gene encoding outer membrane protein assembly factor BamA → MTLVLLAAAMTVTVTAGAIYSTEVFAQGGGVVRDIKVVGNRRIEPETVKSYLTFTAGQRYDAYKADESLRALFATGLFQDVRITPQGSSVVIAVVENPLINRVAFEGNTEVKSDTLTGEVQLKARTMYTRAKVQADVQRILDVYRRQGYYATQVDAQIIELDNNRIDLVFEIREGPETKVVGINFIGNQSFSDTELRGVITTTESSFLDFLKPTSVYDPDRFNLDRELLRRYYLKNGYADFRVVSAVADVDQEGKGFFLTFTIDEGQQYFFGGVDVESTLPAFAVDTVRGNLLTKPGDVYNAELVDRTAERLTVAVAEQGFAFGQVRPRIDRDPVNRTITVTYVVEQGPRVYIERINVVGNYRTEDYVIRREFRVAEGDAYNKIMVDQARQRLLALGFFKDVKVNREPGSAPDRVVLTVAVEEQSTGELSFAAGYSSAEGILGEVSYTERNLLGTGQYLQIKVTGSQVSGGAEVSWTEPRFLDRNLSFGLDAFARNSDYTSSSYTDAGYADLKIGGSVRFGFALIDSLWLNTNYTLMSDEVYDVSDGSSLAVKQIEGTSVISSVGYSLIYDTRNNRKNPSRGFYFSFAQDVAGVGGDVNYIRSVAEGRGYYPITKQITFVGRAIGGNITGWDDQNVRIVDSFFKGGETIRGFATAGLGPRDKYTDDPVGGKNFWAATAEVRFPLPFIPDDLGFGGAVFADAGSVWGTDAGKFAQSYIANHPSSAGSYTGTFDSNDIRASVGASILWNSPVGPLRADFAYALAKASYDETQVFRFGAATKF, encoded by the coding sequence ATGACCCTCGTACTACTCGCGGCCGCGATGACGGTGACCGTCACGGCCGGCGCGATCTATTCAACGGAAGTGTTCGCCCAGGGAGGTGGCGTCGTCCGCGACATAAAGGTCGTGGGCAATCGCCGCATCGAGCCGGAAACCGTCAAGTCCTACCTGACCTTCACGGCGGGCCAGCGCTATGACGCTTACAAGGCCGACGAAAGCCTGCGCGCACTTTTTGCTACTGGTCTTTTCCAGGACGTCCGGATCACCCCTCAGGGGAGCTCGGTGGTTATCGCGGTTGTTGAAAACCCGCTGATCAATCGCGTCGCTTTCGAGGGCAACACCGAAGTCAAGAGCGACACGCTCACGGGCGAGGTGCAGCTCAAGGCCCGCACCATGTATACGCGGGCCAAGGTGCAGGCGGACGTTCAGCGCATTCTCGACGTCTATCGTCGTCAGGGCTATTACGCGACCCAGGTCGATGCGCAGATCATCGAACTCGACAACAACCGCATAGACCTCGTATTCGAAATTCGCGAAGGGCCGGAGACGAAGGTCGTCGGCATCAACTTCATCGGCAATCAGTCGTTCTCGGACACGGAGCTGCGCGGCGTCATCACGACGACCGAGTCGAGCTTCCTCGACTTCCTGAAGCCGACTTCCGTCTATGATCCCGATCGCTTCAATCTCGATCGCGAGCTTCTGCGCCGCTACTACCTCAAGAACGGTTATGCCGATTTCCGTGTCGTCTCGGCCGTGGCTGACGTGGACCAGGAGGGGAAAGGCTTCTTCCTGACGTTCACCATCGACGAGGGGCAGCAATATTTCTTCGGCGGCGTGGACGTCGAATCCACACTCCCCGCTTTCGCCGTCGACACGGTTCGCGGCAATCTCCTGACCAAGCCGGGCGACGTTTATAACGCCGAGCTCGTGGACCGCACCGCCGAGCGTTTGACGGTCGCCGTCGCAGAGCAGGGATTCGCCTTCGGTCAGGTTCGCCCCCGTATCGATCGCGATCCGGTCAACCGCACCATCACCGTGACCTACGTGGTGGAGCAGGGTCCGCGCGTCTACATCGAGCGCATCAACGTCGTCGGCAACTACCGCACCGAAGATTACGTCATCCGGCGTGAGTTCCGCGTGGCTGAAGGCGACGCCTACAACAAGATCATGGTCGATCAGGCTCGCCAGCGTCTCCTCGCCCTTGGGTTCTTCAAGGATGTGAAGGTCAACCGCGAGCCGGGTTCCGCGCCGGATCGTGTGGTGCTGACGGTCGCGGTCGAAGAACAGTCCACCGGCGAGCTTTCCTTCGCGGCGGGCTACTCCTCGGCTGAAGGTATCCTCGGCGAGGTGTCCTATACCGAGCGCAACCTTCTCGGCACGGGGCAATATCTCCAGATCAAGGTCACGGGCAGCCAGGTCAGCGGCGGCGCGGAAGTGAGCTGGACGGAACCGCGCTTCCTCGATCGGAACCTCTCGTTCGGTCTCGACGCATTCGCTCGCAACTCGGACTACACCTCGTCCTCCTATACGGACGCGGGCTATGCGGATCTCAAGATCGGCGGCAGTGTGCGGTTCGGCTTCGCGCTCATCGACAGCCTGTGGCTCAACACGAACTACACGCTCATGTCGGATGAAGTTTACGATGTGTCGGATGGCTCGTCGCTCGCGGTGAAGCAGATCGAAGGAACCTCGGTGATCTCGTCGGTCGGTTACTCGCTGATCTACGACACCCGCAACAACCGCAAGAACCCCTCGCGAGGCTTCTACTTCTCCTTCGCGCAGGATGTTGCCGGTGTCGGCGGCGACGTGAACTACATCCGCTCCGTCGCAGAGGGTCGCGGCTACTATCCGATCACGAAGCAGATCACCTTTGTCGGTCGCGCCATCGGCGGTAATATTACCGGCTGGGACGATCAGAACGTCCGCATCGTGGACAGCTTCTTCAAGGGTGGCGAGACGATCCGCGGCTTCGCGACGGCTGGTCTCGGCCCGCGTGATAAATATACCGACGACCCGGTCGGCGGTAAGAACTTCTGGGCGGCCACGGCCGAAGTCCGCTTCCCGCTGCCTTTCATTCCGGACGACCTCGGCTTCGGCGGTGCGGTGTTCGCGGATGCAGGCTCGGTCTGGGGGACGGATGCTGGCAAATTTGCTCAGTCCTATATCGCCAACCATCCGAGCAGTGCAGGCTCCTACACCGGGACCTTCGACTCCAACGATATCCGGGCATCGGTCGGTGCCTCGATCCTTTGGAACTCGCCGGTCGGTCCGCTTCGCGCAGACTTTGCCTACGCCTTGGCCAAGGCAAGCTACGACGAAACGCAGGTCTTCCGTTTCGGTGCGGCAACCAAGTTCTGA